The stretch of DNA taatattttataattattattgtcgATTTAGAAAGGCTGGACAATACATCCCACGTTCGCACCAAAatgtctgtctgcatttgattccaattatatatatatatatatatatatatatatatatatatatatatatatataattgtgttcGTGTGGGGTAGGCCTCCTGAGGTGTGGTCGTGCGGTTAAATTTGAGTTATTGATATTGCCTAAATCAACGTTCAGGATtaacactaattaaaaaatacgTGTTGTGGAAAtttggtcaaatttaaggtgcatggattccttcttaatgtgcttccttcttaaagtgtgtgatttttgtgcttaaggtgagtggTTTTTGTACTGTGTGGCTGAAGCTACGTAAGTGTTGAAAATTTAAGTGCatcgatctaaagctttaggtgtgtggttttcacCTGATTATGgacacatatatatagggaagaGTTCGTATGCGAGTATAGCTTCCTGTACAgtactgcagttgtgcggttacacaccttaagcattaaaatggtgcaccttaagtacacaaactacgcaccttaagcacacaaacaaattaaagcaccttttgaacacaacccacgcgcacctaaagtttttaaatggtgcacttTCGGTACACAAACctcgcaccttaaacacacaaataaagaaatacaaatcaggcacctaaagttttaaaatggcgcacctaaagtttcaacactatgcaccttaagcatacaaatcacgcatcttaagaaagaaaatcactcacctaaagctttaggttgacgcatcttaagcacacaaactacGTACCACGCATCTAAACAACCCTAcaactgcatatatatatatatatatatatatatatatatatatatatatatatatattgtggttCTTATTTTCTAGTATTTATTAGAGATAAACCATTCTGCTTAATGTTATCGTTCTTACCCGTATCGTGAAGGTATTCCAAACATTCTGACAGATCATGTTTTTCATGGTTCCATAGGGAGGAGGAAGGATTGAGGTAATATTGGTCCTGCAAAACTCCTCATCTTCGTCTGCAACAACGTTTCCTATCCCAAATCCAATCAAGATTACAAGAAAGAGAGCCACCAAGCTTGACATAGACTGCCATTCTGGGAAGCTGAAATTTGCACCCATATggagtctatatatatatgaaggaaattaaaccaaaaaataataataataataaaaaaagaaaaaagaaaaagaaattgggGCTTCAATTCTTACAGCTTTTTCTTGGGTGAGGTAGATGAGGAAGAGAAGGGTTTAAGTTGATGGTGAAGGTGATGGATGATCATTTCATCCTATCACCATTCAAccatgaaattgtgaatttccCTGGAATGGCATTCAAAAGTTTGAGTATCTCAAAAGAGAGGTGTTGCTTAAAACTTGGTAAATGACATATAGTTTGAAGGTTAGCATTCTCAGATTGAAAAAATGTAAATTCTGCCATATAGGGGTTCCATGTTAAATAGGTGTATGAATTTTCAATGGTTAAGAATTTATGAACagtatatttgttttataatcGACTATAGTGTTTTGTActtcatattcatattcataaacATTAATAGGTACtactttttaaaacataatatctgattcttattaataatatttatcttttaaaaaataaatactagCTGATTCGCTTAATGAAATTAAAGTGCCATACATATATTCTTCTTATGAGATAATGAGTGGTCCGTGTTACAATGCATCGATCAATGGAAGTTATGTATGgtgttaaaaataaattcaacacacattatttactaattactatACTAGTGAATTTGCTAGGGTAGCATCTTTAATGAGCTTAAGAGACATTTCAAGATCATCCAGCAACTGGTGCGGATTTGGGATAACGTTCTCATCCACTGATAACACCATCGTCATCTTGTTTATGTAGCTTTGAAAATTAATCATCAGTGCCTgcacaaatttaaattttattttattaattaatatattagcCTTCATCACAATAAACAAacacgaatatatatatatatatatatatatatatatatatatatatatatatatatatatcaattcaattgaataaatatgggaaaaaaaaaagtatttttgaaGTTGTATATAAGATGAAGTTCCAATGAGACCACTCTCCTCAAACCGTGCGAATCAATATGGAAGCACACAAACTACATACTCCATACCAGGTAAATTGTGTGCCTAAAATTTTAGATTGTGTATATTCATGTATAAGTTCACACGGTCTCACAAAGGAGTGGTCTCATTTGATCATTGATCGTTTTACACACACTTACATGGGGTTGTCCATAAGAAGAAGGAGCAAGATAAGCCATGGGGTGACCACAGAAACCGATTTCCTCCTGAGGACCAACCAGGTTGGAGAAGCACATTGTTGTGTGTTCGATTACTCTGTGCGATAAGCAGCTTGCTGCCTGTACATTTGAAGTTAGACAGTTAACTAATTACATATCATATTAAGTGAAAGTTTACGATGACATTAAAATACTTAGTTTAGTGTCACTTTATTTTTTGTGATTTATGACAACTTTATGTCACAACGCATACTCAGGACAAATATTTTTACATCTaacattatattgatttttcttttttagaataattgTAGTAAAATTAGTGCGTACCTTAATGCCTAAAAGCTTGAGTACAAATTGGGCAATGTAAGAAGTGTAGAGAGCTTCAAGGGAACGTTTCTTGCGGTCAATAGTTGACTTGGCGTCTTTCAGATAATCCAAAGGATTCTCCTTTAACTCAATTCTAAAGGGGAGTATTACATAACCTATACAATTTCCCCATTTTGCTTCTGACTCCTTCTCCATCATTTCGCCTAATTCCTGCGACGTTAATACACAAGAGTCATGTTCTATCCACTtagtcatttttctttttgatttacgagtttattatcgaaatggttcctcgactattacgaaattaccaatttggtccttgaaaATTTTtcttacccaattaagtccctcgactttgaaaaatttaaacaatttggTCCTCcttttattttggtgttaaacaacagttaaatcgggaccaaatggTAATTTTgatatagtcaatggaccatttttGGTAATTagtttttgactgaaatggtcccttgactatagtgaaattaccaatttggtcccgatttaacggatatcaaacaGCAAAATAAACATAGGaccaaaatagttaaaattttcaaagttgagggacttaattggacaaaaaaaattgtcgatgaccaaattggtaatttcgctatagtcgagggatcatttcggtaataaactctaaaataaattattcaattaagTGTTCTCCCTATGAGTTACCAAGTTAACAGTATGACTAATTTGGCTTGACGGGAGTTGCTTGCCCCAAAAGAAAGTATTCTTAATTCCATCACATgtggttaattaattaataagttaCTAGTCTTAAATGTGTCCCGTAtgcaaacaacaaaattaaCCTGAATTCCAGCAGATGGTCTTAAGTTAATAAGAAGAGTTGATCGAAGTCGAATGTTGTCGGGGAGGTGTTTCGTTTTCTCCATCTCTCCCTCGTCCTCCTTGTCCTCACCTGCTAAATTAAATCAGACTGCATTATATTggtaaataacaaattaaaatctggagtttcaattttttatagtCTGGATCTGgatatacatattttttggTACGTACTATGTTATATACTctctccgtctcattttatgtggtTAGTTCAATTAAAAagatttgactgaagttatcttaaaaatttcctttttcatattaagtttaatattaatatataaacctaaaatttaaatttaaaaataattagaacttaataaataaaataaacaaagaaaaaataatttaccttgaccaataaatagtaaacaaatAAGTAAAATATGATAGAAAGAGTAGaagtcaaacttaccgtatctCTTATTGAGATAGCTTGACAAGCCAGCCTGGATAACTCCCAATGCAACGTCATTTATAGTCTGTGCAATGGTAGTAGGGAAttacacataataattatatacaataatttttattattaatagatttaattaattaccatgttCATGGCGTTCTTAATGAGCTTGAAATCATCTAGGCTGACGGTCCGATAAACCACCCGGCGAGGATTAAAGTGAGAGGCGGGCATGGCTTTGATTGGTGTGTTTGTATCCTTGAAGAACAAAGCCGTGGCCACGAACATAAACACGTCCACCAAGCTATTCCACATCAACGTTAGGAAACACCAAACGGAAACAAAACATGGCGGCGGCCACATTGTTGAAGTGGAAGTTGAAGAAGCGACGGGGGGCCTGCGTTTCTTGGTGGGAATGGTTGGGAGGTTGTGGGGATGGGCGGTCTGGCGAGTGCAGGCGAGGAGGAGGGAAATGAGGGACGCGCCGTCGCCTAGGGAGTGGTGGATTCTCAAGATGCCGACGGCCTCGGCGTCGGAGGTTTTGAGGTTTAGGAGGTGGAGGTCCCAGAGTGGTCTTGATTTGGGGAGGGTTGTCTTGCTTAGGTTTCGAATGTAGTCTTCTACAAACTTGTCTGGTGATTCTCGGAGGAGGAGATTATTGTtgtgttcttcaagctttggtATCACAATATGCTCATCTAACTCCACCTTTGTTAACACCCATTTCATTTCCCCTTTATGTTTCTCATCCTCAACCTGCAAAATACCCACACATTTATCAACAAATTTGATGAGATACATGACATGCATCATATAACACTTTAAgttttggtaaatggctgttaacTGATttggttagaatgtatgattagttgataacattagctaattgtagaaagttgttttgatagattagttgttagctggtagctgtttggtataatttcttttctcaaaaagctaattgaaaaggctgctttgattaaccttttaaattttagtattttggcattacaaaaaacttattaaccatacaactaatagtggtcaaataagtcaaaattggctgataggctgattatttaccagcCATAGTACTCATATTGTTCAGAATAATAACAATACACCATCTAGGTTTTTAAACAAAACAGCTAAGATTCGTTTTACTGGTCTACATCAACTGTGGCTAGAAATTAGCATAGCTTCTGCTCAGTAAAGCCGAATAGTAAACTAGACATTcaagtaaaatgggacagagagaatatatatatatatatatatatatatggtatatatGACTTACCAGGACGCTAGTGAAGCGAGGGTGTCGAAGCAAAGTGTGCACTAAATTTTGCTTGACTAATTGGGGTTGAATGGTGCAGGTGCTCCCCATGACTGCTATGACGTGGACGTTGAAGTTGGGCTGATGAAACATCCTCGCCGACGGACTCAACGGCTCTTCTCCATATCCATTATTATCTTCCTCCACCTTCCTCTCAACCTCTGCAACTTTGCCTATTTTTGTTTGGATAGCTTTGAGGCCATTCTGCTTTCTCCATCTTAACCCACTCATGCTCTCCATACTGGATAGATGGATTCTTACAATTCCAACCCGGGCTACAAAAGAGGCTTTGAGAGGCTTAGCTTGTTCGGTACGTTGTGTTGTTATATGCATATGTGCAGAGAGAATATAATGTGATATTATTGAAGTCGTATGAGGTCCGGTCAACTATAGAAATTAAAGGGGTAGGTACTGTACTATAAATGGAAAAGGCAAAGGtattttgttatattaattGAAGGTTTTTTAggtcaaaacaaaaaaattcataaaattaatgTTAGTCTCTCCATGCCACTTAACCACAATGTCTTTGGTGAGTTATATGGCTCTTATATATTTGAGAGACTTGGGGTGAAGTTAATTGTAAAATATGTCTCAATAGTATCTCATGCTAAATGCTTGTACTGGGTTGTCCACAACACATAAGAATTGCAGCCGATACCCTGCCAGGTTGCCGCGATTGCTAAGTTATCAACTTAATTTGAATGACTGTtaacttcttcttcttggttttttttttttctttttcatgtcattattttattaaatttttttgtatatttaattatcatattgaTTGTATGTTCACTCAGGCTAGGATTGACTAATTCAAAAATAACTATAGAAAGTATATATAGAGTTTAATCATCACTTTCTAAACTGCCACATTATAGAGTGAATattttataatgattttaataaataaaaaaaattaaattatataataaaatatgagtATTTTTGTTAcatattattctttttatataGGTAAAATAGATAAGTATGTCTTTCTATTAATAAGTTACACATTTATTTAAAGTAATATAAAAAGATAATGTTATCacactcatcatcatcaatataATCTCTTAGAAACATCGGGTGATATCACTCATCATCTATCTATGTATCTCTCTTTGATAGGGTGatgttacaaaaataaaataaaaatggaaaaaaataaagggAGGGGGTGCATTTAAGGAATATAGGTTAAAAGTGGAGTGGTTGGGTGGTTCCTGTTCCAAAGCTCATCACAGTACAACTCACagctgcatgcatgcatggttgAGCAGAAAAGCAATAATCGTCTTGGTTAAAAGCAACATAGTTACGTTACAGCAGCTTTTCATAGACAAACCTGAGATTTTATCGATCTGTGTAGCTGCCTGTTTTTAAGTCCCAACCACTCTTCCTTCAATAGTTTTTACTGTCACAATTCATGTTCAACAGTAAATCCTTTAATTTGAATGAGTAATATTATACGTATTTCTAAATTCTATTTTAtgtttattctttgtttatatagtGTGTTttgattcattaaaaaaaattaatttacaattattattattatttctatctTCTATTAATAAATTGTGACACGTGGTAAGAATTTTAGTCCCTCAAAGTCCCTAtctcatttttcaatttgaaattcTATTATTAGCttcaaaatcatatttaatcaaatctttattattattattattatttgtttgctTTCAGTTCATCATAGAATTAGAAAAcaagaaattgaaattatttttattttctaaatttagaATCAAGGATAAATCTAGATTCTAACTAAGGGGAAATTTGATTCaaatattggaattgaaattgtaattgaaattatttagtAATGATGATGAGTATGAGTAGATCAGAAAAAATCTctttgtttggtagtaaataTGAATTCAAATAACAGTTTCAGCTTGACATTACTTTTTATTGAAAGGATTGTGTATTGAAGATATATTTCATTACAAAGTTCAAGATATTGACTCCTCTTTATAGATAAGTCTATATTCTCATTTAGCTTTTCCTCTTCTGCCTTAATGATGTTGTTTATTTTTGTGCTTTTGTTTCCCTTACTTTAAATATGAGTGAGGAGTTGTTTTATTTGGGACTATTGAAGGTAGTTTGAGTTTCTAAATGCTTTTGTTATGATTATTGCACTAAAGGGGGAAAATTCAAGCTAAGGTTCTAAATGTTACGCTGTGGACAATTCTTTGTATTCTCTTGTTGAGGTGTGGTGCACAATATCCTTGGCATTATCTTGGAGGGAATTcaatcacaacgaaagttgggttgATTTTCTGGTAGTCTTTCCTTGCAACCCCTTTCCCCTCTATGAAAATAGGGGAGTTATAAAGATTTGATTGCTTTTGGGTTTGTTGAATTGAGGATAAATGCATCACGAAAATGGAACAATTCTCAATCTCGACTCGAGTTTATTTGACCACAGTGACGGCTTTTAAACTTAGGTTCTTGGCATTTAGCTAGAATCGTTTGCTCCTTAACCCGAGTCCTTCTTTCCCTTATTGAATTTTATATCTTGTTGATTATCGCCCTTAGTTGTTTTTATTCCATATCTTAATCTATTCTCTTGTTCATCTATTTGCTTAGCTTTCATTTGACTATATATCCTTGTGCCTAGATTGCTAGCTTAGCTTCATCAATTGCACACCATAAACGCCATTTCTAGAGAACAACATTCTTACCCCTTAAAAACTATGAcaccaaccaagttggttagtTGAGCCTGAAGGCCCTTTAGTGAAGTGTTCGAGACATCCAATAATGAAGAATAAATGGATAATCCCATACCTAGATTTGTACCTGCATTGTACTAATTGTAACCCAATTTTGAATTTcagaaatcaaaattaaatcttTACAACTTTGTTTGATGATTGATAAgaaatttttgagaaaatgaaCATAATTCATGCATGTCTTGATAATGTTATCCACTTTTATCCTATTCAATCCTTGTTATTATCCTACAAATTAAAagtgggtcacacttgtgtgagaccgtctcacggatccttattcgtgagacgggtcgggtcgggtcaaggcactatgcaaatgtcatacttatatgctcaaatataacgtactaatcaagaatatatttttgttacttattagagaaaaagtaatacagttttcataataagtaatgttgacaagtgccccttacttataagggcaaatataatacttttgtggaaaaatgtaatacttttaaatcgaaatgtaaaagtattgtatttttccttaaaagtattacatttacccttataagtaataaaatttttattcctaattagtattacatttgagcatataggtatgacatttgtgcatataattGTTACAtatgcatcttgacccgacccgactcatggtgagacggtctcacacaagtttttgcccttATTTAAGAGTATAATAGAACTTAAATTCACTCTGAcctaattaaaattgaaagtagacattgaaattataccataaaatagtaactttaaatatcattttaagtCAATTTTtcaacatattatatatttatagttaacatattatattgtggaccaacATCTACTAAGCATATTGTGTGTTAACTGCTGCACTACATAAACTAAACCAAATGCACAAGGTGGGACATGACAATAATTGGAAAATCCCCATTTGTTCCATTTTTGGAGTCTTGAAAAACAATTTGTAATGTAATAAGTAGATAGGCCAAAGTTAGACACTTAAATTGGTGCACTTTTGGCTATTTAAaggctcttttttttttttgaagacacTTATTACTATTATCAACACCCTtcttatgaaaaataataataataataataataataataataataataataataataataataataataatatcaaattgcAAGATACTTATCATTTTTAGTTACTACAATATAATTCTGGTGTTCTAGCTTCTTAGTATTCAATTTTTAGGTTTTGCACTCAATTCCTTTTTagtatttaattgatattattggGTCAATAGTATTTGACAGCAAgcttattatattttactagAATGTTTAATGTAAATCAAGCTTCAACTTGTCATAAATCtcgatttatttattttgatgataATGAAGGCTAGCttgcttttatatatgtatgtgaaaAATCAAGCTGTCGTGAATTCGTGcagatttaatataattatgcatgGTTGGATTGTGATGAGAAGGAAGGAATTGAAGGGCGTTGATCAAATGGGATTGGTAACCTAACTTAGAACATATATATGTGCATCCATCTACATCTATAGTGAAGTTGCTAATTTCTTCATGAAAAGACTATCAGTCTATCACCTTGCCAGGCATTGAAGGTAGAAACGAGAAGAAAGCCcattttctatttcatttctaaataataataataataataataataataatattattattattattagagttttttcccaaaatggtccttcgactattgcttattctcaattttgcatttcgactttcaattgcacaaaatgtggtccctcgactttcaaaaacttacCCAATTCGGTCCTCTGTTACATATTCCATctaatcagtgttaaaatgaagggcaatttcgtccatttacctattgttagcctaataaacattgaaaaatagttgagggaccattttgagaatagttgagggaccattttgggaaaaactcttttatttattttatttttgtttattttcatttttttagactctatcaaattataatttctaCACATTtgtttcttacaaatataaatagttaaaatcgtgccatccaacctcaaaatttttaactttctttacacaTTTTTTCACTCTATCTAAACATACAAATTATTCCTATCAAGTTTACAATAAGTTctgtaaatttcataaatactcatatactttttatttttatctttttatgttcatagacaatcaatcactatgtataaacatatgtatatagattatcataaaaattacacggaagaaggtgatgagaattaccataaataattattaggcaataatattaataataattattaattatcagtgttgcaaaaattccgcttaggcaccgattaaaataattcttagtcacatccgtagtactaaaaatattacttttgatttttataaataagatatactattattaaacccaaataattaaaaataatgtgtccacagtacaaaagattttataattgacttaaaaattaactataaattttattgttgaatacaaattgacaattattaaacgttatttatagtaattattgtgtcccgtgtaatatactaaaataattaggtaggatttttataattaaggtataatttaattaaatcaaaattattaaaaataatgtgcccataattaattattaattattaattattaataaaaaaataagaagaggtaaacatataaaaaaatttcatacaatatcttaaatagtgcaaattaatataaaatttaataattacttcgaaatcaaatacatgaaatattgcaagaaacattgacgagattttacttttcggctcaggAAAAACTTACCTTTCGGTCTAacattttccctacattttgcACGCTTTGGGTGTCTAagctcgaaaaaaaaaatatattattttcaatgataaaaataatatttaatgtgatacatagtgattgcttgattgtctatgaacagtaaaaaaaaaaaaagtatatgagtgtttatgaaatttacggaacttattgtaaaatatcataggaatagtttgtatatttagatagagtgaaaaagtctgtaaagaaagttaaaaattttgaggttggattgcgcgattttaactatttatatttgtgagaaaaataaatgtatataaattctaatttgatagagtttaaaaaatgaaaataaacaaaaatgaaataaataaaagagtttttttcaaaatgatccctcgactattctcaaaatggtccctcaactatttctcaatgtttattaggctaacaataggtaaatagacaaaaatgcccttcattttaacactgattggatggaatatgtaacggaggaccgaATTGGGTGAgattttgaaagtcgagggaccacatttggtgcaattgaaaatcgaaatgcaaaattgagaataagcaaatagtcaagggaccattttgggaaaaaactcttcttcttattattattattattattattattattattaaagtgtGATTCAATAAAGGAAAATGCTGATTTGTTCCCCTCTTAACGTTTCCTCTTATTGTGACTTATAATTATTGGGTGTCATCATGAATTGGTTGGCACATCAATTTGTAATCAAAGACCAAAGCATTCAATGAAATAGTGTTATATGAGGATGGAAGATTAGGAGGGAAAGTTTTTGGAGGGGCGAGTAGCATTACTTAATGCTACCCACCATTCCAACCCCCAATATTTTTCCATCCAATCTTTCCTTCCTTATACATGACATTTTTTAATTGGACaactaattttgtttaattaatgatgAGATCGCCCAATTCATGgacaactaattttttttaacttttttatttataacttataagtcaCATCATAGGGaaaatattagagaaaaagttttaaaagaaaaaatagcattttctaTAAATTAATAGGTAGTTTTTGCTGTAGGTGTCTAAGGTTGCAAAATAAGCTAGGCACTAGTCACTAGTCAGGTGCCAAAGGCCCGCCTAAacagaataaaaaaaaacagtaaagaTTGTGCGTGTATATATGGTattctacacacacacacaaaaaatattacacatgTCTCTAGGAttgtataaaaattaattaattaattaaaaaataatgactCGACCGATTCGGCGCTGAGTTAGGCGCCTAGTCGGCCGGCTATAGGTGGCACCTAGATGTTAAAACGGCATGGTTAGACAGCGCTTATGGcacgatttttacaacattgcaAGTGTCAAACATATGGATTTGGGTGGGCCCGTTTACTATTTGGATCAGTCCAGTCTGATAAATTTTAGGGCTAGCCAGTCCAATCcaaattgtaaaaataattaaagtttagTTCCGTCTATAGCcctaaaagtaaaagaaaaaaataaaaatatatattttaaaatataaattattatttatgtagttaactattattattatttacaactaaaaaaattatttattatgaaaaattacaagtatatttttaaaaaataatcaatcttaaatgaaataataattaataaattattttactaattataagttataactactTAGAAGTTTTTCTTTTGCATTTAcgtttttgtttattattcaaGTTCTTCGATTTAGACTTTATACTAtttgtgtttattattattattattattattattattattattattataacttatacataagtattaaaaattatttattttcatatttttattatatttaattaactataaaaataaaatcataatataaaaGGTACAAGAAATTTTAGAAAAAGTTTTGAGGtaataatcaaattttattgaaattttaaagtaataataaataaattattttaaaaattaaaactacttAGATATTTGTTTACAAGAAACCAAGAATCAATAATGTAACACTAATTAAGTTTACACATTACAAGCCAAAACCTTGTGGTGTAGTGGCACCCGGTTACTCCTCCAAATGAGAGGGGTGGGTTTGGGCcccatttggttgagaaagtagacCAACATGAGATAGTATGAAACTTGGCTAGCTCTGCCATTTTATAGGACCATATTAGACACTCCCTAAGCTTCACCGAGCCATTTTATGTAGTCAAAATTCGCTACATCAGGgagttaaattaaaattgaagatatACGTATAGGCTTGACAAGAATTAAATGCATTATCCACTTGTCACTCTGCCACGTACCTCTTTTGGGTGGATGAGAAGCCTTGTCCATATGTATAATGCAGGTCAAAACATGCTAAGCGGCTAAGCCCTTGACCCACCCGATCCAAATCAGTGGTGAACACCACCTAAAAACTACTCACATGTCATTTTTG from Ipomoea triloba cultivar NCNSP0323 chromosome 7, ASM357664v1 encodes:
- the LOC116024391 gene encoding O-acyltransferase WSD1-like, translated to MESMSGLRWRKQNGLKAIQTKIGKVAEVERKVEEDNNGYGEEPLSPSARMFHQPNFNVHVIAVMGSTCTIQPQLVKQNLVHTLLRHPRFTSVLVEDEKHKGEMKWVLTKVELDEHIVIPKLEEHNNNLLLRESPDKFVEDYIRNLSKTTLPKSRPLWDLHLLNLKTSDAEAVGILRIHHSLGDGASLISLLLACTRQTAHPHNLPTIPTKKRRPPVASSTSTSTMWPPPCFVSVWCFLTLMWNSLVDVFMFVATALFFKDTNTPIKAMPASHFNPRRVVYRTVSLDDFKLIKNAMNMTINDVALGVIQAGLSSYLNKRYGEDKEDEGEMEKTKHLPDNIRLRSTLLINLRPSAGIQELGEMMEKESEAKWGNCIGYVILPFRIELKENPLDYLKDAKSTIDRKKRSLEALYTSYIAQFVLKLLGIKAASCLSHRVIEHTTMCFSNLVGPQEEIGFCGHPMAYLAPSSYGQPHALMINFQSYINKMTMVLSVDENVIPNPHQLLDDLEMSLKLIKDATLANSLV